In Nicotiana tabacum cultivar K326 chromosome 17, ASM71507v2, whole genome shotgun sequence, one DNA window encodes the following:
- the LOC107777863 gene encoding cyclic nucleotide-gated ion channel 2 isoform X2, whose protein sequence is MALAVDPLFFYALSIGRGGSPCLYMDGGLAAIVTVIRTCLDAVHLLHLWLQFRLAYVSRESLVVGCGKLVWDARAIAAHYVRSVKGFWFDAFVVLPVPQVVFWLVVPKLIREEQIKLIMTILLLMFLFQFLPKVYHSISLMRRMQKVTGYIFGTIWWGFGLNLIAYFIASHVAGGCWYVLSIQRVASCLRQQCEQKASCNLSLSCSEEVCYQFLLPTGTVGNPCAGNSTTVMRKPLCLDVNGPFPYGIYKWALPVVSSRSVTVKILYPIFWGLMTLSTFGNDLEPTSHWLEVIFSICLVLSGLMLFTLLIGNIQVFLHAVMAKKRKMQLRCRDMEWWMKRRQLPSQLRQRVRHFEHQRWAMMGGEDEMELVKDLPEGLRRDIKRFLCLDLIKKVPLFHSLDDLILDNICDRVKPLVFSKDEKIIREGDPVHRVVFIVRGRVKSSQNLSKGMVATSILEPGGFFGDELLSWCLRRPFIDRLPASSATFTCIESTEAFGLDANHLRFITDHFRYKFANERLKRTARYYSSNWRTWAAVNIQLAWRRYMVRTSRPVNQVTENGDNDHRLRKYAAMFLSIRPHDHLE, encoded by the exons ATGGCCTTAGCCGTTGATCCTCTCTTCTTTTACGCCTTATCCATCGGCCGTGGTGGATCGCCGTGCTTGTACATGGACGGCGGACTTGCGGCTATCGTCACGGTGATACGGACTTGCCTCGACGCCGTACACCTCCTCCACTTGTGGCTGCAGTTTCGGTTGGCGTACGTGTCGAGAGAGTCGCTAGTTGTTGGGTGTGGGAAACTCGTGTGGGACGCGCGTGCGATTGCTGCTCACTATGTTCGGTCCGTTAAAGGATTCTGGTTCGATGCTTTTGTCGTCCTACCTGTTCCGCAG GTTGTATTTTGGCTGGTGGTTCCAAAACTAATCAGAGAAGAGCAGATAAAGCTTATAATGACGATTCTTCTACTAATGTTCTTGTTCCAGTTCCTCCCCAAAGTATATCACAGCATAAGCTTAATGAGAAGGATGCAAAAGGTTACTGGATATATTTTCGGTACCATCTGGTGGGGATTTGGCCTTAATCTCATTGCTTATTTTATTGCTTCTCAT GTTGCTGGGGGTTGCTGGTATGTACTTTCTATACAAAGAGTAGCTTCATGTCTAAGGCAGCAGTGTGAACAGAAAGCTTCTTGTAATCTGTCTTTGTCATGCTCAGAGGAGGTTTGTTATCAGTTTCTATTGCCAACAGGCACTGTGGGAAATCCATGTGCTGGGAACTCAacaacagtaatgaggaagccaCTGTGTTTAGATGTCAATGGACCATTCCCATATGGGATATACAAATGGGCTCTACCTGTTGTTTCTAGTAGGTCTGTCACTGTGAAGATTCTTTATCCCATCTTTTGGGGATTGATGACCCTTAG TACATTTGGCAATGACTTAGAACCGACGAGTCACTGGCTAGAAGTTATCTTCAGTATATGCCTTGTGCTTAGTGGATTGATGCTCTTCACTCTGTTGATAGGGAATATCCAG GTGTTTTTACACGCGGTCATGGCAAAGAAGCGAAAAATGCAATTGAGGTGCAGGGATATGGAATGGTGGATGAAGAGGAGACAGTTGCCATCACAATTGAGACAAAGAGTTCGCCACTTTGAACACCAGAGATGGGCTATGATGGGTGGAGAAGATGAGATGGAACTTGTAAAAGACTTGCCAGAAGGACTTCGAAGGGATATCAAACGCTTTCTTTGCCTTGATCTTATTAAAAAG GTTCCTCTGTTCCATAGTTTGGATGATCTGATTCTAGACAACATCTGTGATCGCGTTAAGCCATTGGTCTTCTCCAAAGATGAGAAG ATCATTAGAGAAGGAGATCCCGTGCACCGGGTGGTGTTCATTGTTCGTGGGCGAGTAAAAAGTAGCCAAAACCTCAGTAAAGGGATGGTCGCGACGAGCATACTTGAGCCTGGAGGCTTCTTTGGAGATGAGCTTCTTTCCTGGTGCTTACGTCGTCCCTTCATTGATAGACTTCCAGCTTCTTCAGCAACCTTCACTTGCATAGAATCCACAGAAGCATTTGGCTTAGATGCAAACCATCTACGCTTTATCACAGATCACTTCAGATACAAATTTGCAAACGAGAGGCTTAAGCGAACAGCAAGGTATTATTCATCCAATTGGAGAACGTGGGCTGCTGTGAATATACAGTTAGCTTGGCGTCGTTACATGGTGAGGACAAGCCGTCCTGTGAATCAGGTAACGGAGAATGGGGATAACGATCATCGCCTTCGAAAGTATGCTGCAATGTTCTTGTCAATCAGGCCACATGATCATCTCGAGTAG
- the LOC107777863 gene encoding cyclic nucleotide-gated ion channel 2 isoform X1 produces the protein MSSRQDLRFFLSRWFGIFRRRSVQPDNSDDNDDDSNPISNSIECYACTQVGVPVFHSTSCDGAHQPEWEASAGSSLVPIQNRTNNSRTGKSRSSRNRHQSGPFGRVLDPRSKRVQRWNRIILLARGMALAVDPLFFYALSIGRGGSPCLYMDGGLAAIVTVIRTCLDAVHLLHLWLQFRLAYVSRESLVVGCGKLVWDARAIAAHYVRSVKGFWFDAFVVLPVPQVVFWLVVPKLIREEQIKLIMTILLLMFLFQFLPKVYHSISLMRRMQKVTGYIFGTIWWGFGLNLIAYFIASHVAGGCWYVLSIQRVASCLRQQCEQKASCNLSLSCSEEVCYQFLLPTGTVGNPCAGNSTTVMRKPLCLDVNGPFPYGIYKWALPVVSSRSVTVKILYPIFWGLMTLSTFGNDLEPTSHWLEVIFSICLVLSGLMLFTLLIGNIQVFLHAVMAKKRKMQLRCRDMEWWMKRRQLPSQLRQRVRHFEHQRWAMMGGEDEMELVKDLPEGLRRDIKRFLCLDLIKKVPLFHSLDDLILDNICDRVKPLVFSKDEKIIREGDPVHRVVFIVRGRVKSSQNLSKGMVATSILEPGGFFGDELLSWCLRRPFIDRLPASSATFTCIESTEAFGLDANHLRFITDHFRYKFANERLKRTARYYSSNWRTWAAVNIQLAWRRYMVRTSRPVNQVTENGDNDHRLRKYAAMFLSIRPHDHLE, from the exons ATGTCTTCTCGCCAAGACCTACGCTTCTTCCTCTCAAG GTGGTTCGGCATATTCCGACGAAGATCAGTTCAACCTGACAACAGCGACGACAACGATGATGACAGCAACCCAATCTCAAACTCCATTGAATGTTATGCATGCACTCAAGTTGGCGTCCCAGTTTTCCACTCCACCAGTTGCGACGGAGCTCACCAACCGGAGTGGGAAGCTTCAGCCGGTTCCTCGCTAGTTCCGATTCAGAACCGGACTAATAATTCAAGAACCGGAAAATCCCGGTCCAGTCGCAACCGGCATCAGTCGGGTCCATTCGGACGTGTGTTAGACCCTCGAAGCAAGCGCGTGCAGAGATGGAACCGAATCATTTTGTTGGCACGTGGCATGGCCTTAGCCGTTGATCCTCTCTTCTTTTACGCCTTATCCATCGGCCGTGGTGGATCGCCGTGCTTGTACATGGACGGCGGACTTGCGGCTATCGTCACGGTGATACGGACTTGCCTCGACGCCGTACACCTCCTCCACTTGTGGCTGCAGTTTCGGTTGGCGTACGTGTCGAGAGAGTCGCTAGTTGTTGGGTGTGGGAAACTCGTGTGGGACGCGCGTGCGATTGCTGCTCACTATGTTCGGTCCGTTAAAGGATTCTGGTTCGATGCTTTTGTCGTCCTACCTGTTCCGCAG GTTGTATTTTGGCTGGTGGTTCCAAAACTAATCAGAGAAGAGCAGATAAAGCTTATAATGACGATTCTTCTACTAATGTTCTTGTTCCAGTTCCTCCCCAAAGTATATCACAGCATAAGCTTAATGAGAAGGATGCAAAAGGTTACTGGATATATTTTCGGTACCATCTGGTGGGGATTTGGCCTTAATCTCATTGCTTATTTTATTGCTTCTCAT GTTGCTGGGGGTTGCTGGTATGTACTTTCTATACAAAGAGTAGCTTCATGTCTAAGGCAGCAGTGTGAACAGAAAGCTTCTTGTAATCTGTCTTTGTCATGCTCAGAGGAGGTTTGTTATCAGTTTCTATTGCCAACAGGCACTGTGGGAAATCCATGTGCTGGGAACTCAacaacagtaatgaggaagccaCTGTGTTTAGATGTCAATGGACCATTCCCATATGGGATATACAAATGGGCTCTACCTGTTGTTTCTAGTAGGTCTGTCACTGTGAAGATTCTTTATCCCATCTTTTGGGGATTGATGACCCTTAG TACATTTGGCAATGACTTAGAACCGACGAGTCACTGGCTAGAAGTTATCTTCAGTATATGCCTTGTGCTTAGTGGATTGATGCTCTTCACTCTGTTGATAGGGAATATCCAG GTGTTTTTACACGCGGTCATGGCAAAGAAGCGAAAAATGCAATTGAGGTGCAGGGATATGGAATGGTGGATGAAGAGGAGACAGTTGCCATCACAATTGAGACAAAGAGTTCGCCACTTTGAACACCAGAGATGGGCTATGATGGGTGGAGAAGATGAGATGGAACTTGTAAAAGACTTGCCAGAAGGACTTCGAAGGGATATCAAACGCTTTCTTTGCCTTGATCTTATTAAAAAG GTTCCTCTGTTCCATAGTTTGGATGATCTGATTCTAGACAACATCTGTGATCGCGTTAAGCCATTGGTCTTCTCCAAAGATGAGAAG ATCATTAGAGAAGGAGATCCCGTGCACCGGGTGGTGTTCATTGTTCGTGGGCGAGTAAAAAGTAGCCAAAACCTCAGTAAAGGGATGGTCGCGACGAGCATACTTGAGCCTGGAGGCTTCTTTGGAGATGAGCTTCTTTCCTGGTGCTTACGTCGTCCCTTCATTGATAGACTTCCAGCTTCTTCAGCAACCTTCACTTGCATAGAATCCACAGAAGCATTTGGCTTAGATGCAAACCATCTACGCTTTATCACAGATCACTTCAGATACAAATTTGCAAACGAGAGGCTTAAGCGAACAGCAAGGTATTATTCATCCAATTGGAGAACGTGGGCTGCTGTGAATATACAGTTAGCTTGGCGTCGTTACATGGTGAGGACAAGCCGTCCTGTGAATCAGGTAACGGAGAATGGGGATAACGATCATCGCCTTCGAAAGTATGCTGCAATGTTCTTGTCAATCAGGCCACATGATCATCTCGAGTAG